In Halarcobacter bivalviorum, a genomic segment contains:
- the pta gene encoding phosphate acetyltransferase produces the protein MGLIESIKENAKKELKTIVLPESEDERVLQATQKVLEEKTAKVVLIGNEEQIKADAAACGASIEGATIIDPKKFDGIDRYIDELVELRKSKNLSKEEAAEIMTTEPRFFGCMMVRLGEADGLVAGSNSPTADVLRAAIQVIKTAPGINTVSSAFIMETADGKFGDNGLILFADCAVIPEPNAEQLADIACATAATAKSVVGLDPRVAMLSFSTKGSANHPLVDKVQYAVDLLEERNVDFSFDGEMQADAAIVEAIGAKKAPDSKVAGKANVLVFPDLQSGNIGYKLVQRFAGAAAHGPVVQGLAKPVNDLSRGCSVDDIANLVAITATQC, from the coding sequence ATGGGTTTAATTGAAAGTATCAAAGAGAATGCTAAAAAAGAACTTAAAACAATTGTTCTTCCAGAATCTGAAGATGAAAGAGTATTACAAGCTACTCAAAAGGTTCTAGAAGAAAAAACTGCAAAAGTAGTTTTAATTGGAAATGAAGAACAAATTAAAGCTGATGCAGCTGCATGTGGTGCTTCAATCGAAGGTGCTACAATCATTGATCCTAAGAAATTTGATGGGATTGACAGATATATTGATGAATTAGTTGAACTAAGAAAATCTAAAAACTTATCTAAAGAAGAAGCAGCTGAGATTATGACTACTGAGCCAAGATTTTTTGGTTGTATGATGGTTAGACTTGGTGAAGCTGATGGACTTGTTGCTGGTTCTAACTCACCTACTGCAGACGTATTAAGAGCTGCTATTCAAGTAATTAAAACTGCACCTGGTATAAATACAGTTTCATCTGCATTTATTATGGAAACGGCTGATGGAAAATTTGGAGATAATGGATTAATTTTATTTGCAGATTGTGCAGTTATACCTGAGCCAAATGCAGAGCAATTAGCTGATATTGCGTGTGCTACTGCTGCTACGGCTAAATCTGTTGTTGGGTTAGACCCAAGAGTTGCTATGTTATCTTTCTCAACAAAAGGAAGTGCTAATCATCCTTTAGTTGACAAAGTACAATATGCGGTTGACTTACTAGAAGAAAGAAATGTTGATTTCTCTTTTGATGGTGAAATGCAAGCAGACGCTGCAATTGTTGAAGCTATTGGAGCTAAAAAAGCACCAGACTCAAAAGTTGCAGGGAAAGCTAATGTACTTGTATTCCCAGATTTACAATCAGGAAATATTGGATATAAATTAGTTCAAAGATTTGCAGGAGCTGCTGCTCATGGTCCAGTTGTTCAAGGTTTAGCAAAACCAGTTAATGACTTATCAAGAGGTTGTTCAGTAGATGATATTGCAAATTTAGTTGCTATTACTGCAACACAATGCTAA
- a CDS encoding cation acetate symporter: MLRVLALISIIALSAFAAGDASFEASKRELNIPAIIMFFIFIMGTLALTYWAAKKTKSASDFYTAGGGITGFQNGLAIAGDYMSAAAFLGVSGLIYLKGYDGVIYAVSFLVGWPIILFFMAEKLRNLGKFTFADIAAYRLGQKEIRTLAAFGTLSVVVLYLIAQMVGAGKLIQVLFGMEYEFAVILVGVMMIIYVTFGGMLATTWVQIIKACLLLSGVTFMAVMVLYHFDFNFESLAVTAAERHNDGEAILAPGGFISDPISAISLGMALMLGTAGLPHVLMRFFTVGNAKEARKSVVYATGFVGYFWIIITIVGFGAIAFLNSDAGAAYFVDGKLFGGNNMASIHLSHMLGGNAFLGFISAVAFATILAVVSGLTLSGASAISHDLYSNVINPNATDEQVVKISRITVVVVGFVGVILGIAFEQQNIAYMVGLAFGIAASANFPILFLSIYWRGLTTRGAFLGGLTGLVTAVTLVIIGPIVWVQILGNAEALFPYKHPALFSVTIAFVAIWFFSKVDNSERGKTEKELFRAQNIRANTGIGASGAVDH, from the coding sequence ATGTTAAGAGTATTAGCACTAATTTCTATCATTGCACTTTCTGCATTTGCTGCAGGTGATGCAAGTTTTGAAGCCTCAAAAAGAGAACTTAATATTCCTGCTATTATTATGTTCTTTATTTTTATTATGGGTACTTTAGCTTTAACATATTGGGCTGCAAAGAAAACTAAATCAGCAAGTGATTTCTATACTGCTGGTGGGGGAATTACAGGTTTTCAAAATGGTCTTGCAATCGCAGGTGATTATATGTCTGCTGCTGCATTCCTTGGAGTTTCAGGTTTAATCTATTTAAAAGGTTATGACGGTGTTATCTATGCAGTATCATTCTTAGTTGGTTGGCCTATTATTCTTTTCTTTATGGCTGAAAAGTTAAGAAATCTAGGTAAATTTACTTTTGCTGATATTGCTGCATATAGATTAGGTCAAAAAGAGATTAGAACACTAGCTGCATTCGGGACACTATCAGTTGTTGTTTTATATCTAATTGCACAAATGGTTGGTGCAGGAAAACTTATCCAAGTATTATTTGGTATGGAGTATGAGTTTGCTGTAATCTTAGTTGGTGTAATGATGATTATTTATGTAACTTTTGGTGGTATGCTTGCAACTACTTGGGTACAAATTATCAAAGCTTGTTTACTTCTTTCAGGGGTAACTTTTATGGCAGTTATGGTTTTATACCACTTCGATTTCAACTTCGAAAGTTTAGCTGTAACAGCTGCGGAAAGACACAATGATGGAGAAGCAATTCTTGCACCAGGTGGATTTATTTCTGATCCAATTTCTGCTATTTCTTTAGGTATGGCATTAATGTTGGGTACTGCTGGTTTACCACACGTTCTTATGAGATTCTTTACTGTTGGAAATGCAAAAGAAGCTAGAAAATCTGTTGTTTATGCAACTGGTTTTGTTGGATATTTTTGGATTATCATTACTATCGTTGGATTTGGAGCAATTGCATTCTTAAACTCTGATGCAGGAGCTGCTTATTTTGTAGATGGTAAACTGTTTGGTGGAAATAACATGGCATCTATTCACTTATCACATATGTTAGGTGGAAATGCATTCTTAGGATTTATTTCAGCTGTTGCATTTGCTACAATTTTAGCAGTTGTTTCTGGTCTTACACTAAGTGGTGCATCTGCAATTTCACATGACCTTTATTCAAATGTAATTAATCCTAATGCAACTGATGAGCAAGTTGTAAAAATTTCAAGAATTACTGTTGTAGTTGTTGGTTTTGTAGGTGTTATTTTAGGTATTGCGTTTGAACAACAAAATATTGCATATATGGTAGGATTAGCATTTGGTATTGCAGCTTCTGCAAACTTCCCAATTCTTTTCTTATCAATTTACTGGAGAGGTTTAACTACAAGAGGTGCTTTCTTAGGAGGATTAACAGGTCTTGTTACTGCTGTAACACTAGTTATTATTGGACCAATTGTATGGGTACAGATTTTAGGAAATGCAGAAGCATTATTCCCTTATAAACACCCTGCTTTATTCTCAGTAACTATTGCATTTGTTGCAATTTGGTTCTTCTCTAAAGTTGATAACTCAGAAAGAGGAAAAACAGAGAAAGAATTATTTAGAGCTCAAAATATTAGAGCAAACACAGGTATTGGTGCATCAGGAGCAGTTGATCACTAA
- a CDS encoding 3'-5' exonuclease yields the protein MFNSLKNYFNKKNLKDEKFSFLFDKHTEDEFVCFDCETTGLNPLKDDIISIGAVIIKNNTIVSSKKFVRFIKPETKLQVDAIKVHHIRECDLINADNINKVIEEFLYFIGNRKLVGYYLEFDIAMINKYLKPKLGIKLPNKAYEVSAIYHDWKIEAIPQSNIDLRFDTILKELKIPSLGKHDAYNDAIMTAMMFLKLKNQPKVKIK from the coding sequence ATGTTTAATTCACTAAAAAATTACTTTAATAAAAAGAATTTAAAAGATGAGAAATTCTCTTTTCTTTTTGATAAGCATACAGAAGATGAATTTGTCTGTTTTGATTGTGAAACAACAGGATTAAATCCTTTAAAAGATGATATTATCTCTATTGGTGCAGTTATTATAAAAAATAATACTATTGTATCTAGTAAAAAATTTGTTAGATTTATAAAACCAGAAACAAAACTTCAAGTCGATGCTATTAAAGTTCATCATATAAGAGAATGTGATTTAATAAATGCAGATAATATAAATAAAGTAATTGAAGAGTTTTTATATTTTATTGGAAATAGAAAATTAGTAGGTTACTACTTAGAGTTTGATATTGCAATGATAAATAAGTATTTAAAACCAAAATTAGGAATAAAACTTCCTAATAAAGCCTATGAGGTTTCAGCTATTTATCATGACTGGAAAATAGAAGCTATCCCACAAAGTAATATAGACTTAAGATTTGACACAATTTTAAAAGAGCTAAAAATCCCATCTTTAGGGAAACATGATGCATATAATGATGCTATTATGACAGCTATGATGTTTCTAAAACTAAAAAATCAGCCTAAGGTTAAAATAAAATAA
- a CDS encoding DUF485 domain-containing protein: MKDELVERIENNPKYNELLSKKNSLGIKLGFFVLVMFYAYILTIAFNKEVLATKIGDGVTTIAFPIALAILIISFLTTVIYVRKANGEYEDLVNDIKDDVKDIM; the protein is encoded by the coding sequence ATGAAGGACGAATTAGTTGAAAGGATTGAAAACAATCCTAAATACAACGAGCTGCTATCTAAAAAGAACAGCCTAGGTATTAAATTAGGGTTTTTTGTTCTAGTAATGTTTTATGCATATATCTTAACTATTGCATTTAACAAAGAAGTACTTGCAACAAAAATTGGTGATGGTGTTACTACAATAGCATTTCCTATTGCATTAGCAATTTTAATCATAAGTTTCTTAACTACTGTTATCTATGTAAGAAAAGCAAATGGTGAGTATGAAGACTTAGTAAATGATATAAAAGATGATGTAAAGGATATAATGTAA
- a CDS encoding putative nucleotidyltransferase substrate binding domain-containing protein, translated as MSILEQINFLKSIHPFDKLTKSQLEYFSDNLDIVYLKKDEIIQDFSQEPQNLYFIIKGIVQEKNEEKEVLSFYSTLEFFDSVSLIENFSKNRFVTKEETICYSLPREIFIKVLHENPTLESFFFQSISQKLNGNIHHEKNKELANLMIAKVKDARVHEALILPFETTIFEAVTKLKEAKVPTLLLEDENKEIHIVTDSDFREKVILNRMDFDESVGKISNSGLKYVNENDFLFNAQLLMTKHGLKRLVVKNNDEKIVGILDQISLSSFFATHTFSVSNEITRANNVEELKVASQALLKIIKSLYAKGVKVSFISKLINQLNRKVMDKLFNMLAPKELIGNSALIVMGSEGRGEQILKTDQDNALIISNDCTISKEDLENFTRLYTETLVDFGFPRCEGNIMLSNPYWCRTQKEFKDLIYNWINKPEKDSYMNLAIFYDAICASGNRKLLDELKQHLFNVCSDSKSFYMHFAKIVMDFDVPLGFFDGFVFDSKNKEHQHELDIKRGGIFIVVQGIRALSLEHKLMRANTLKRIKELTDKKVFTTEFSEELTEAFNYLCTLKLKSNIEKLDSGQVIDNYIDPDTLTTMEKDLLKDSFKIVNKLKKKLENHYKLNYV; from the coding sequence ATGAGCATATTAGAACAAATAAACTTTTTAAAATCAATTCATCCCTTTGACAAACTAACAAAATCTCAGCTTGAATATTTTTCAGATAATCTTGATATTGTATATTTAAAAAAAGATGAGATAATTCAAGATTTTTCACAAGAACCTCAAAACTTATATTTTATTATAAAAGGTATTGTGCAAGAGAAAAATGAAGAGAAAGAGGTTTTATCTTTTTACTCTACTTTAGAGTTTTTTGATTCAGTTTCTTTAATAGAAAATTTTTCTAAAAATCGTTTTGTTACAAAAGAAGAGACTATTTGTTATAGCTTACCAAGAGAAATTTTTATCAAAGTTTTACATGAAAACCCTACTTTAGAAAGCTTTTTCTTCCAATCAATTTCTCAAAAATTAAATGGAAATATTCACCACGAAAAAAATAAAGAATTAGCAAACCTAATGATTGCAAAAGTTAAAGATGCAAGAGTACATGAAGCTCTAATTTTACCTTTTGAAACTACAATTTTTGAAGCAGTTACAAAATTAAAAGAGGCAAAAGTTCCTACACTTTTACTTGAAGATGAAAATAAAGAGATTCATATTGTTACTGACTCTGATTTCAGAGAAAAAGTTATTTTAAACCGTATGGATTTTGATGAAAGTGTTGGAAAAATTTCTAATTCGGGTTTAAAATATGTAAATGAAAATGACTTTTTATTTAATGCACAACTTCTAATGACTAAACATGGATTAAAAAGATTAGTAGTAAAAAATAATGATGAAAAAATAGTAGGAATCTTAGATCAAATCTCACTATCTTCATTTTTTGCAACACATACTTTTTCTGTATCAAACGAGATAACTCGTGCAAATAATGTAGAAGAGTTAAAAGTAGCAAGTCAAGCCTTATTAAAAATTATCAAATCTTTATATGCAAAAGGGGTAAAAGTTTCATTTATTTCTAAATTGATAAATCAATTAAATAGAAAAGTTATGGACAAACTATTTAATATGTTAGCTCCAAAAGAACTTATTGGAAATTCTGCGCTTATTGTTATGGGAAGTGAAGGAAGAGGAGAGCAGATTCTTAAAACAGACCAAGATAATGCCTTAATTATCTCAAATGATTGCACTATTTCAAAAGAGGATTTAGAAAACTTTACAAGGTTATATACTGAAACATTAGTTGATTTTGGTTTCCCAAGATGTGAAGGTAATATTATGCTTTCAAATCCTTATTGGTGTAGAACTCAAAAAGAGTTTAAAGATTTAATCTATAACTGGATTAACAAACCAGAAAAAGATAGTTATATGAATCTTGCGATTTTCTATGATGCAATTTGTGCTTCAGGAAATAGAAAATTATTAGATGAATTAAAACAACACTTATTTAATGTATGTTCTGACTCAAAAAGCTTTTATATGCATTTTGCAAAAATAGTTATGGATTTTGATGTACCACTTGGATTTTTTGATGGTTTTGTTTTTGATTCAAAAAATAAAGAACATCAACATGAATTAGATATAAAAAGAGGTGGTATCTTTATTGTTGTTCAAGGAATAAGAGCACTTTCATTAGAACATAAACTAATGAGAGCAAATACTTTAAAAAGAATTAAAGAGCTAACAGATAAAAAAGTATTTACTACAGAATTTTCAGAAGAGTTAACTGAAGCCTTTAACTACCTTTGTACATTAAAACTAAAATCAAATATAGAGAAACTGGATTCTGGACAAGTGATTGATAATTATATTGACCCTGATACTTTAACTACAATGGAAAAAGATTTATTAAAAGATAGTTTTAAAATTGTAAATAAGTTAAAGAAAAAACTGGAAAACCATTATAAGTTGAACTATGTTTAA
- a CDS encoding acetate/propionate family kinase → MLVLVLNAGSSSLKYQLINPETAEIKATGLCERIGIDGVIKHEIAENRKLEIQHPLPTHKEAIEFVLDILTKGDTQAISNIDEISAIGHRVVHGGEYFKKSTLINSDVIKKIEELIPLAPLHNPAHILGIKICQELMPEKPNVAVFDTAFHQTMPEENYLYAVPHEDYTKHQLRKYGFHGTSHYYVSNETIKLLNKKDSKIIVCHLGNGSSICAVKEGNSIDTTMGLTPLEGLIMGTRSGDIDAGVIPYLMDKKNMNSHEIVDYLNKKSGILGVSGVSSDLREVIKAAKDGDHRAKLSIDMLCNRIKKYICSYAGILEGVDAICFTAGIGENADLIREKVCSGLEFMGVEVDINKNKAKANSGIKEIHKDTSKTKIFVIPTNEELIIAQDTYQLVKA, encoded by the coding sequence ATGTTAGTTCTTGTACTAAATGCGGGAAGTTCTTCTTTAAAATATCAACTAATAAATCCAGAAACAGCTGAAATAAAGGCAACAGGACTTTGTGAAAGAATTGGTATTGATGGTGTTATAAAACATGAAATAGCAGAAAATAGAAAGTTAGAAATACAACATCCTCTTCCAACTCATAAAGAAGCTATTGAATTTGTATTAGATATTTTAACAAAAGGAGATACTCAAGCTATCTCAAATATTGATGAAATCTCAGCAATTGGACATAGAGTTGTTCATGGGGGAGAATACTTTAAAAAATCTACACTAATAAATAGTGATGTAATAAAAAAGATTGAAGAGCTTATTCCTTTAGCACCTCTTCATAACCCTGCACATATTTTAGGTATTAAAATTTGCCAAGAGCTTATGCCAGAGAAACCTAACGTAGCAGTATTTGATACAGCATTTCATCAAACTATGCCAGAAGAAAACTATCTTTACGCAGTTCCACATGAAGATTATACAAAACATCAACTAAGAAAATATGGATTTCATGGAACATCTCACTACTATGTATCAAATGAAACAATTAAATTATTAAATAAAAAAGACTCAAAGATAATTGTATGTCATTTAGGAAATGGTTCATCTATTTGTGCAGTAAAAGAAGGTAACTCTATTGATACTACTATGGGATTGACTCCTTTAGAAGGACTTATTATGGGTACAAGAAGTGGAGATATTGATGCTGGAGTTATTCCATATTTAATGGATAAAAAGAATATGAACTCTCATGAAATAGTTGATTATTTAAATAAAAAGTCAGGTATTCTTGGTGTTTCAGGTGTTTCATCTGATTTAAGAGAAGTAATTAAAGCTGCAAAAGATGGAGACCATAGAGCAAAACTTTCTATAGATATGTTATGTAATAGAATTAAAAAATATATTTGCTCATATGCTGGAATACTTGAAGGAGTAGATGCCATCTGTTTTACAGCAGGAATTGGAGAAAATGCTGATTTAATCCGTGAAAAAGTTTGTTCAGGACTTGAATTTATGGGTGTTGAAGTTGATATTAATAAAAACAAAGCAAAAGCTAATTCTGGAATAAAAGAGATTCACAAAGATACATCAAAAACTAAAATATTTGTTATTCCTACAAATGAAGAACTTATTATTGCACAAGATACATATCAGTTAGTAAAAGCATAA